The following proteins are encoded in a genomic region of Syngnathoides biaculeatus isolate LvHL_M chromosome 15, ASM1980259v1, whole genome shotgun sequence:
- the insm1b gene encoding insulinoma-associated protein 1b, translating to MPKGFLVKRNKKCAHVSYRTRPDDDDLHEPARLTRAAFPSLHVPPTCAASSPDRPAASPDVAPADASVPRTEKPAQFGNPETVCQALYSPTRPISKEQDRAYFERNFSLGSPISAESFPTSASLSGLDHLLYAPVDLKIGTSNSSRSGTSSISISTSSGGAAAAPSNRHAGTKRHAPDGAERKAKAAPKKPKAIRKLNFEDEMTTSPVLGLKIKEGPLEAKPGAHASGSGANKPLGEFVCQLCKEAYADPFALAQHKCSRIVRVEYRCPECDKMFSCPANLASHRRWHKPRSGGASAGPPPSKPAPAGVKSASEEAKDASDRDTPSPSLSESGSDEGSYDCHLCGKRFKRQAYLRKHMAGHQGLQKKVLEEEQVPLPLQSTSSSPEDVSNQSPLNLSSAERLLCPVCGESFTSRAAHERHVRLMHSSQTFPCKYCPATLYSSPGLTRHINKCHPSENRQVILLQMPVRPAC from the coding sequence ATGCCCAAAGGATTCCTGGTCAAAAGAAACAAGAAGTGTGCACACGTTTCCTACAGGACTCGGCCGGACGACGATGACCTCCACGAGCCCGCCCGCCTCACCCGAGCTGCCTTCCCGAGCCTGCACGTCCCGCCGACCTGCGCGGCGTCCAGCCCGGACCGCCCTGCGGCATCCCCGGATGTCGCGCCGGCCGACGCGTCGGTGCCAAGAACGGAGAAGCCGGCGCAGTTCGGCAACCCCGAGACGGTGTGCCAAGCCCTGTACAGCCCGACCCGGCCCATCAGCAAGGAACAAGACAGGGCGTATTTCGAACGCAACTTCAGTCTAGGCTCGCCCATTTCTGCTGAGTCATTCCCGACATCCGCTTCCCTCTCCGGCCTGGACCACCTCCTATACGCCCCGGTCGACTTGAAAATCGGCACCAGCAACAGCAGCCGGAGCGGCACGAGCAGCATCAGCATCAGCACCAGCAGCGGCGGCGCAGCGGCAGCACCGAGCAACCGGCACGCCGGCACCAAGAGACATGCACCCGACGGCGCCGAGCGCAAAGCCAAAGCCGCTCCCAAAAAACCCAAAGCCATCCGAAAGCTCAACTTTGAAGACGAGATGACCACCTCCCCCGTGCTAGGGCTGAAAATCAAAGAGGGTCCGCTGGAGGCGAAGCCCGGTGCACACGCGTCGGGATCAGGAGCCAACAAGCCTCTGGGGGAGTTCGTGTGTCAGCTGTGCAAGGAAGCCTACGCGGACCCCTTCGCCCTGGCCCAGCACAAATGCTCGCGCATCGTCCGGGTCGAGTACCGGTGCCCAGAGTGCGACAAGATGTTCAGCTGCCCCGCCAACCTCGCCTCGCACCGCCGCTGGCACAAGCCCAGAAGCGGCGGCGCCTCTGCGGGACCGCCGCCCTCCAAACCGGCACCCGCGGGTGTCAAATCCGCCTCCGAAGAAGCCAAAGACGCCAGCGACAGAGACACGCCGAGTCCGAGTCTGTCCGAGTCCGGTTCCGACGAGGGCTCGTACGACTGCCACTTGTGCGGGAAGAGGTTCAAGCGCCAAGCATACCTAAGAAAACACATGGCGGGGCACCAGGGACTGCAGAAGAAAGTTCTGGAGGAGGAGCAGGTGCCGCTGCCGCTGCAGAGCACCTCCTCTTCCCCAGAGGACGTCTCCAACCAAAGTCCCCTCAATCTGAGCTCCGCCGAGCGCCTGCTGTGCCCCGTGTGCGGGGAGAGCTTCACCAGCAGGGCAGCCCACGAACGCCACGTGCGCCTCATGCACTCGTCCCAAACCTTCCCGTGCAAGTACTGCCCCGCCACCTTGTACAGCTCGCCGGGACTGACCAGGCACATCAACAAGTGCCACCCGTCGGAGAACCGCCAGGTGATCCTGCTCCAAATGCCCGTGCGACCCGCCTGCTGA